A DNA window from Turicibacter sp. TJ11 contains the following coding sequences:
- a CDS encoding ABC transporter ATP-binding protein, which produces MDVKLVKRILRKESKYPIYFILSLILLLAIEGLALIPPALYQQIIDRDIMEGNLKNILIYTIIMVAIPFISTSIHTVFTYHVYVKVKQLAFDVKSKIFEKLLNQPLSFFKEHDSGELAGYLGVDLMDFFYFWIHDLPSVICSGIMIVVVLGILCKLNVTITLIMLLSVPLSLIPAHFLGKYSQKLASQITDYNSDINSKITESFKLIKLIKSQCAQQQRINEINKINRDNLKIFGKAVIAETVMLSISKEFIGGLFLAIGFILGAVAVINGNMSLGEMIAYITYLPTLFSLVNSLARSNVYVQKQLGLQNKNFKFLALDDEYSDEPSSTKVTHLKGEIEVKHLSFAYDQRQILKDISFSVKPGEFVTIIGDSGCGKSTLLDLLLKFNRVPNHMIQIDGVDINNYPMNNLRSNIALVNQNVDLLKGTLRYNLLIANPKATEKEMLEAIRLAELQPVIERLPQGLDSELSENALNLSGGERQRLSLAMALVKQPKLLLLDEITSSLDLESEQKILNTIENISKEKRITVLSVTHRKTFIKDDFRIIEMEQGKVKSDTHYKNLKTVS; this is translated from the coding sequence ATGGATGTTAAGTTAGTTAAAAGGATACTTCGAAAAGAATCGAAGTATCCTATTTATTTTATTTTATCTTTGATTTTATTGTTAGCGATTGAAGGATTGGCGCTAATTCCACCAGCTTTGTATCAACAGATTATTGATAGAGATATTATGGAGGGAAATCTAAAAAATATTTTGATTTATACGATTATTATGGTGGCTATTCCCTTTATTTCAACATCAATTCATACAGTATTTACGTATCATGTTTATGTTAAAGTAAAGCAATTAGCTTTTGATGTAAAAAGTAAGATATTCGAAAAGTTATTAAATCAGCCACTTTCTTTTTTTAAAGAGCATGATTCAGGCGAGTTAGCTGGATATCTTGGGGTTGATTTAATGGATTTTTTCTATTTTTGGATTCATGATCTGCCTTCTGTTATTTGTAGTGGAATTATGATTGTAGTCGTATTAGGAATCTTATGTAAGTTGAATGTCACTATTACATTGATAATGCTGCTTTCAGTTCCACTTTCTTTAATTCCAGCACACTTTTTAGGGAAATATTCACAGAAATTAGCGTCACAAATAACTGATTATAATTCAGATATTAATTCTAAAATTACAGAATCATTTAAATTGATTAAATTAATTAAATCGCAGTGTGCACAACAACAACGAATTAACGAAATTAACAAAATTAACAGAGATAACTTAAAGATTTTTGGAAAAGCTGTTATTGCGGAAACGGTTATGTTATCGATATCGAAAGAATTTATTGGGGGATTATTTTTAGCAATTGGATTTATTTTAGGAGCTGTTGCTGTTATTAATGGTAATATGTCACTTGGGGAAATGATTGCTTATATTACCTATTTACCAACGTTATTTAGTTTAGTGAATAGTTTAGCTCGAAGTAATGTCTATGTTCAAAAGCAGTTAGGGTTACAAAATAAAAACTTTAAATTTTTAGCATTAGATGATGAATACAGTGATGAGCCATCTTCAACTAAAGTAACTCATTTAAAAGGAGAAATTGAAGTTAAACATTTATCATTTGCTTATGATCAACGTCAAATTTTAAAAGATATCAGCTTTTCAGTAAAACCAGGTGAATTTGTTACGATTATTGGAGATAGTGGTTGTGGAAAATCAACGTTATTAGATTTATTATTAAAGTTTAATCGTGTGCCAAATCATATGATTCAAATTGATGGAGTAGATATTAATAATTACCCAATGAATAATTTAAGAAGTAATATTGCTCTTGTTAATCAAAATGTGGACTTACTCAAAGGGACGCTTCGATATAATTTGCTCATTGCTAATCCAAAAGCAACAGAAAAAGAAATGTTAGAAGCGATTCGCTTAGCAGAATTACAACCTGTCATCGAGAGACTTCCACAAGGATTAGATAGCGAGTTATCAGAAAACGCCTTAAACTTATCAGGGGGAGAACGTCAACGACTATCATTAGCGATGGCACTCGTGAAACAACCTAAATTACTTTTATTAGATGAAATCACGTCAAGTTTAGATTTAGAATCTGAACAAAAAATTCTAAATACAATAGAGAACATCAGTAAGGAAAAAAGAATTACTGTTTTATCCGTAACACATCGAAAAACATTTATCAAAGATGATTTTAGAATCATTGAAATGGAACAAGGAAAGGTAAAATCAGACACTCATTACAAAAATTTGAAAACTGTATCGTAA
- a CDS encoding IS630 family transposase (programmed frameshift), with amino-acid sequence MNQTELKLIETAMRETSSKQLYTRYQVIYLHLQGYKNVEIARIVPFTAQTIGTHVRNYKKYGLEGLNPRPKSGCPKKLSPEQEAELIHTLIHKTPADVGIEPYMTWDCKLLCIWVKQTFGISFSKGGMRDMLLRLGFSYTRPTYSLARASQEKQEGFKQEFEQLKNLIRGEIDHLLFQDESSIRDYQSLVNNWFPKGKQRIIPTYGNNKSVKLIGILNYETGHVYVQEEERYTADIFLEFLKKVLKQYPTGKIVMILDNARIHHAKLIQPFLNEHKNRLRLIFLPPYSPELNLIEGLWKWLKQSVIHNVFYKNINEIRKAVQGFIRRINERPSEVIQRLCEKM; translated from the exons ATGAATCAGACAGAATTAAAATTAATTGAAACAGCGATGCGTGAAACATCATCGAAACAACTTTATACTCGTTATCAAGTCATCTATTTACACTTACAAGGATATAAAAATGTAGAAATCGCTAGGATAGTTCCCTTTACTGCTCAGACCATCGGAACACATGTTAGAAATTATAAAAAATATGGACTTGAGGGATTAAACCCACGCCCAAAATCAGGCTGTCCGAAGAAACTTTCACCTGAGCAAGAAGCTGAGTTAATCCATACCCTCATCCATAAAACGCCCGCTGATGTTGGGATTGAACCGTACATGACTTGGGATTGTAAGCTATTATGCATCTGGGTGAAGCAAACCTTTGGAATTTCATTCTCTAAAGGTGGAATGCGTGACATGTTGTTACGCTTAGGTTTTAGCTACACACGCCCGACTTACTCATTAGCGAGAGCGAGTCAAGAAAAACAAGAGGGATTTAAACAGGAATTTGAACAATTAAAAAAT TTGATTCGTGGAGAGATTGATCATTTATTGTTTCAAGATGAAAGTTCTATCAGAGATTATCAATCATTAGTCAACAATTGGTTTCCTAAAGGAAAACAACGGATTATTCCTACTTACGGAAATAATAAAAGTGTCAAATTAATAGGAATCCTTAACTATGAGACAGGTCATGTTTATGTCCAGGAGGAAGAACGTTATACAGCAGATATCTTTTTAGAATTCCTCAAAAAAGTACTGAAACAATATCCAACGGGAAAGATTGTCATGATTTTAGATAACGCAAGAATTCATCACGCTAAACTCATCCAACCTTTTTTAAACGAACACAAAAATAGATTAAGGTTAATCTTTTTACCACCATATAGTCCAGAATTAAACTTAATTGAAGGATTATGGAAATGGTTAAAACAATCTGTGATTCATAACGTCTTTTATAAAAATATAAATGAGATTAGAAAAGCTGTTCAAGGATTTATTCGACGTATCAATGAGAGACCTTCGGAAGTGATCCAGAGACTATGCGAAAAAATGTGA
- a CDS encoding ATP-binding protein, translating into MLKKKNVLNLIKYHTEKNEFQFRNEAIEIARYFDQIGDYQLAEYIMSLLSTTNTFIPQEEAFESLFLKRVEFNTEPLPLPKPIAEDIKGIINAVNHNVGINKFLFEGAPGTGKTETVKQVARLLERQLYIVEFSELIDSKMGQTSKNIVTVFNEINRMPFPTQALILLDEIDAIALDRINSNDLREMGRVTSTILKELDKLNEEVVLVATTNLFEKFDKALTRRFDTVISFDRYEKEDLVEIAEIILNSLLKKFKNAGRDMKLFKKIIRSMDEIPNPGELKNMIKISLAFSAPDNEYDYLRRLLKYVVKNSEEVGLKELYNIGFTIREIEVLTGISKSQVARELKGD; encoded by the coding sequence ATGTTGAAGAAAAAAAATGTATTAAATTTAATAAAATACCATACTGAAAAAAATGAGTTTCAATTTAGAAATGAGGCTATTGAAATTGCACGTTATTTTGATCAAATTGGTGATTATCAGTTGGCAGAATATATTATGAGTCTTTTATCGACTACCAATACATTCATTCCACAAGAGGAGGCTTTTGAAAGTTTATTTTTAAAGAGAGTTGAATTTAACACAGAACCGCTTCCTCTCCCTAAACCCATTGCTGAGGATATAAAGGGTATCATAAATGCAGTGAATCATAATGTAGGAATTAATAAGTTTTTATTTGAAGGAGCTCCAGGAACTGGGAAAACAGAAACAGTTAAGCAAGTTGCACGTTTATTAGAACGACAACTATATATCGTTGAATTTAGCGAATTAATTGATAGTAAAATGGGGCAAACTTCAAAGAATATTGTCACTGTGTTCAATGAAATTAATCGGATGCCTTTTCCTACTCAAGCATTGATACTGTTAGATGAAATTGATGCTATAGCACTAGATAGGATTAATTCAAATGATTTAAGAGAAATGGGACGAGTTACATCTACAATTTTGAAAGAGTTGGACAAATTAAATGAGGAAGTAGTTTTAGTGGCGACTACCAATCTATTTGAGAAATTTGACAAAGCATTAACTAGAAGGTTTGATACAGTAATCAGTTTCGATAGATATGAAAAAGAAGACTTAGTTGAAATTGCTGAAATAATTTTAAATTCTTTATTGAAGAAGTTTAAAAATGCTGGTAGAGATATGAAGTTGTTCAAAAAAATAATTCGAAGTATGGATGAAATTCCGAATCCTGGAGAGTTGAAAAATATGATTAAAATTTCACTTGCATTTAGTGCCCCTGACAATGAGTATGACTATCTTAGAAGGTTGCTAAAATACGTAGTGAAAAACTCTGAGGAAGTCGGATTAAAAGAATTATATAATATAGGATTTACTATTAGAGAAATTGAAGTACTTACAGGGATATCGAAAAGCCAGGTAGCAAGAGAGTTAAAGGGGGATTAA
- a CDS encoding cyclic lactone autoinducer peptide: MKKIGFKLLKKLSMLSFGIAVLSANSASTWFIHQPKEPKELEQLKKRK, from the coding sequence ATGAAAAAAATCGGATTTAAATTACTTAAAAAACTTTCAATGTTAAGTTTTGGAATAGCAGTATTATCAGCAAATAGTGCAAGTACGTGGTTTATCCATCAACCGAAAGAACCAAAAGAATTAGAACAATTAAAGAAAAGAAAGTAA
- a CDS encoding LytTR family DNA-binding domain-containing protein: MVIQIGVCDDEENFRSKIKEVLHSILRSSSIEYRFYEFSSGEELLANYPERLDILIMDIQMKKLNGMDTTREIRVFDQRVEIIFMTSLLDFIQEGYEVKAYRYILKPINENKVLKHILPCINELLQKKSSYLTVNVKNSVHRIEIDSIIYIETQRPNIIIYTSENQYTIRMSLSQIEKSLNGYGFFRCHNSYLIHLKFVESIENHSVMLKGQEIPISKYRLKGLKIAMTHALGDIVC, translated from the coding sequence GTGGTTATCCAGATTGGAGTTTGTGATGATGAAGAAAACTTTAGGTCAAAGATAAAAGAGGTATTGCATTCAATATTGAGATCAAGTTCAATAGAGTATCGTTTTTATGAGTTTTCATCAGGTGAGGAGCTTTTAGCGAACTACCCTGAGCGTTTAGATATACTAATAATGGATATCCAAATGAAAAAATTAAACGGGATGGATACTACAAGAGAAATTAGAGTTTTTGATCAAAGAGTAGAGATTATCTTTATGACCTCTTTGCTTGACTTTATACAAGAAGGATATGAGGTTAAGGCTTATCGATATATATTAAAACCAATCAATGAAAACAAGGTTTTAAAACATATTTTACCTTGTATTAATGAACTTCTTCAAAAAAAAAGTTCTTACTTAACTGTTAACGTAAAAAACTCTGTTCATAGAATTGAGATTGATTCAATTATCTATATTGAAACGCAGCGTCCTAATATCATCATTTATACATCTGAAAATCAATATACAATTAGGATGAGTCTTTCGCAAATAGAAAAAAGCCTAAATGGTTATGGCTTTTTTAGATGTCATAACAGCTATCTCATTCATTTAAAGTTCGTAGAATCAATAGAAAATCATTCAGTTATGCTAAAAGGTCAAGAGATTCCTATTAGTAAATACCGACTTAAAGGTTTAAAGATTGCTATGACGCATGCATTAGGTGATATCGTATGTTAA
- a CDS encoding lactococcin 972 family bacteriocin has protein sequence MKKQVIALTCIAALGLGIGSQSALASYDSSSATSGTVALTETTKDARVTTDVGGGKWDYGSTLTISLKKKTHSNYFHETKKHGSSAKVGSGSTWSYSGDTKAAVWSKASATGERSATGYAQWNLVD, from the coding sequence ATGAAAAAACAAGTAATCGCACTAACATGTATTGCAGCACTAGGCTTAGGAATCGGGAGTCAATCTGCTTTAGCTTCATATGATTCATCATCAGCTACAAGTGGGACTGTCGCTTTAACAGAGACTACAAAAGATGCACGTGTTACGACAGATGTTGGAGGAGGGAAATGGGATTACGGATCAACACTAACTATTAGTTTAAAGAAAAAAACTCATTCTAATTATTTCCATGAAACTAAAAAGCATGGGTCATCTGCTAAGGTAGGATCAGGATCTACATGGTCATATAGTGGAGATACTAAAGCAGCAGTATGGTCAAAAGCTAGTGCAACTGGAGAAAGATCTGCTACAGGATATGCACAATGGAATCTTGTAGATTAA
- a CDS encoding GHKL domain-containing protein, translating into MRKNVKNLSVYIYTTKVDKVGHGIGISSIKYITDKYNGEVVINYSDDEFILNIMIPIPS; encoded by the coding sequence ATGCGAAAAAATGTGAAAAACTTATCTGTTTATATATATACCACTAAAGTAGATAAAGTTGGGCATGGAATCGGAATTTCAAGTATCAAGTATATTACCGATAAATATAATGGTGAAGTTGTTATTAACTATTCTGATGATGAGTTTATATTGAACATTATGATTCCAATACCTAGTTAG
- a CDS encoding S8 family peptidase, producing MNDILQLKGRFEQKKSNNRPAAPRLSSGSMVNVSHLESLRTDLIVLKEFWESQEVLSGALISVYYNKVVAKSNRISGFLSSSKQPANSSIVGAKFSDKSNKHIITHYISMEVIDASILSIEQAIRILNEEFGGSIDYIKFNEKSNINAIDFEKYTIKKTKFQHIIVDSSYVEKFGVENSDFGSHKSAIVTIYNTDMNTKELLNKIGIKVLDDRIINDTTVLLDANYLEILMQKAPYLVAMATENLSELAPSDFLENVGYERNLIPRPKQEPVIGVIDTLFDENVYFSEWVEFHNMIDKNIPVTSEDYRHGTAVSSIIVDGPTLNPKLDDGCGRFKVRHFGVATRSAFNSFTIIRSIKEIVALNPDIRVWNLSLGSNEEINKNFISAEAAVLDQIQFENDVIFVIAGTNKGSFEGEKKIGSPADSINSIIVNSVDSKKQPVTYSRQGIVLSFFTKPDVSYYGGSSDNYMAVCEPLGKAYVSGTSYAAPWIARKLSYLIDIIGLNREVAKAMLIDSAIGWKANTDFLDLALKGHGVVPVRIEDILQSPDDEIKFVVSGISEQYDTFNYNFPVPVANNKYPYIAKATLCYFPKCSRNQGVDYTNTELDIYFGRLDNKGEIKSVNENKQSIEGENHYLHEEDARKIFRKWDNIKHISEGIKPRSKGKKVYKDRMWGMSIKTKERLNSRDGEGIRFGVVVTLKEINGVNRIEDFIHQCSFRGWLVNRINIENRLDIYETANETIEFE from the coding sequence ATGAATGATATTTTGCAGCTAAAAGGTAGATTTGAACAAAAAAAAAGTAACAATAGACCAGCGGCACCCAGATTATCTTCAGGATCAATGGTTAATGTTTCTCATCTAGAAAGCTTGCGAACTGATTTAATTGTACTCAAAGAATTCTGGGAATCACAAGAAGTTTTAAGTGGTGCTTTAATAAGTGTTTATTATAACAAGGTAGTAGCCAAGAGTAATAGGATTAGTGGTTTCTTATCATCCTCGAAACAACCTGCTAATTCATCGATAGTTGGTGCAAAATTCTCAGATAAAAGTAATAAGCATATTATTACGCATTATATTTCAATGGAAGTCATCGACGCCTCAATTCTTTCAATTGAACAGGCAATTAGAATTTTGAATGAGGAATTCGGGGGTTCAATAGATTATATTAAATTTAATGAAAAAAGCAATATAAATGCTATTGATTTTGAAAAATACACAATAAAAAAAACAAAGTTTCAACATATTATTGTTGACTCCTCTTATGTCGAAAAATTCGGTGTTGAAAATAGTGATTTTGGATCACATAAAAGTGCTATTGTTACTATATACAATACAGATATGAATACTAAAGAGTTATTGAATAAAATTGGTATTAAAGTTTTAGATGATAGAATTATTAATGATACAACTGTTTTGTTGGATGCGAATTATTTAGAAATTTTGATGCAAAAGGCTCCTTATCTAGTTGCGATGGCAACTGAGAATCTATCTGAATTGGCACCAAGCGATTTTTTAGAAAATGTTGGATACGAACGAAATCTAATTCCTAGACCAAAACAAGAACCAGTAATTGGTGTGATTGATACTTTATTTGATGAGAATGTTTATTTTAGTGAATGGGTAGAGTTTCATAATATGATTGATAAAAATATACCCGTTACTTCAGAAGACTATAGGCATGGGACAGCAGTCTCTTCTATAATTGTTGACGGTCCAACTTTAAACCCAAAATTGGATGATGGTTGTGGTAGGTTTAAAGTCCGTCATTTTGGGGTAGCGACTCGCAGTGCATTTAATTCATTTACGATAATTCGTTCAATAAAGGAAATAGTTGCACTAAATCCAGATATCCGTGTTTGGAATTTATCTTTAGGTTCCAATGAAGAAATTAATAAAAATTTTATATCGGCAGAGGCTGCAGTACTTGATCAAATTCAATTTGAAAATGATGTGATTTTTGTAATTGCAGGAACAAATAAAGGATCTTTTGAAGGTGAGAAAAAAATTGGATCTCCAGCAGACTCAATCAATTCAATAATAGTAAATTCAGTAGATTCAAAAAAACAACCAGTGACATATTCACGTCAAGGAATAGTTTTATCATTTTTTACAAAACCAGATGTAAGTTATTATGGTGGTTCATCAGATAATTACATGGCGGTTTGTGAACCTTTAGGGAAGGCTTATGTCTCAGGAACATCTTATGCAGCACCGTGGATTGCTAGAAAATTATCTTATTTAATTGATATTATTGGTCTTAATCGAGAGGTTGCAAAAGCTATGTTGATTGATTCTGCGATTGGATGGAAAGCGAATACAGATTTTTTAGATTTAGCACTAAAGGGGCATGGTGTGGTTCCTGTTAGAATAGAAGATATTCTTCAATCGCCTGATGATGAAATTAAATTTGTAGTGTCAGGAATTTCTGAACAGTACGATACATTTAATTATAACTTCCCGGTTCCTGTAGCTAATAATAAATATCCCTATATTGCAAAAGCGACATTGTGCTATTTTCCTAAATGTTCAAGAAACCAAGGTGTTGATTATACGAACACAGAGCTAGACATTTACTTTGGTCGTTTGGACAATAAGGGAGAAATTAAAAGTGTTAATGAGAACAAACAAAGTATAGAAGGGGAAAATCATTATTTACATGAAGAAGATGCGAGAAAAATTTTTAGAAAATGGGATAATATTAAACATATTAGTGAAGGAATTAAACCACGATCAAAGGGGAAAAAAGTATATAAAGATAGAATGTGGGGGATGAGTATTAAGACTAAAGAAAGATTGAATAGTAGAGATGGTGAAGGAATACGATTTGGAGTTGTGGTCACGTTAAAAGAAATTAACGGAGTAAATAGAATAGAAGATTTTATTCATCAATGTAGTTTTAGAGGGTGGTTAGTTAATAGAATTAATATTGAAAATAGACTCGATATTTATGAAACTGCGAATGAAACAATTGAATTTGAATAA
- a CDS encoding accessory gene regulator B family protein: MFVYLANKITMVLINYEIIGKEDEEIYRYGFEMLIYFIVNLSIAVFIGILFHKFIHTLLFLGCYCTIRQFTGGYHANSYTKCTLIFTIIYLVTVLLTNNLEVDKMKIPLLILLIISLIIIYRFAPLDHRNKPLSEEEKKQYKNVAINLVKVIGMLIGITLILDIFTTYIFYPVCAIIWIAILLVLGRYKK, translated from the coding sequence ATGTTTGTTTATCTAGCAAATAAAATAACAATGGTATTAATTAATTATGAAATAATAGGAAAAGAAGATGAAGAAATTTATCGATATGGATTTGAGATGTTAATTTATTTTATTGTTAACCTTTCAATAGCAGTATTTATTGGGATTCTTTTTCACAAATTTATTCACACACTTTTATTTTTAGGGTGTTATTGTACCATAAGGCAGTTTACAGGGGGCTATCACGCAAATAGTTATACAAAGTGTACATTGATATTTACTATAATTTATTTAGTCACAGTTTTGTTGACGAATAATCTTGAGGTGGATAAGATGAAAATTCCATTACTCATTTTATTAATTATTAGCCTCATTATTATTTATCGATTTGCCCCATTAGACCATCGAAATAAACCATTGAGTGAAGAAGAGAAGAAACAGTATAAAAATGTGGCGATCAACTTAGTAAAAGTGATAGGTATGCTGATTGGAATTACCCTGATACTTGATATTTTTACAACTTATATTTTTTATCCGGTATGTGCGATAATTTGGATAGCTATCTTATTAGTTTTAGGGCGGTATAAAAAATAA
- a CDS encoding GHKL domain-containing protein: MLTHDTLWKLIDFFTIEIDWLIFFFVINRVGRRKDNSKKYILVAILLLFVIGCLNIVEISPNMRMILCIVMGVLFCKYLYEDSLYKCMIVNLLFWLVLMISESISTVVVVLFNGLDSVTPLLRGGSLRFQAIVLSKFLLFITLIGGRYFKLSVDFKLKDSFLIGIPVTTNIASLLVIYGYNLNQHIENRYNILMIVIITVLIMLSSISLLIIIRKILKEKQKRLESQLINNRIKVNYQNYERINEAHRQIRYVYHDLKNHLLCLKNFQTKAEIEDYITNLELQIEGFEDFRDTGNRTLDIILGEKIYRCKKDGIEYEDNIIITKLDFMAEFEICALFANALDNAIEACIEMESCAKKYISVTCRDIKGFIIIKIINSKSNVIKVIDDQIYI, from the coding sequence ATGTTAACTCATGATACTTTATGGAAGCTCATTGATTTTTTCACGATTGAGATAGATTGGCTGATTTTTTTCTTTGTAATTAATAGGGTGGGAAGAAGAAAAGATAATAGTAAAAAATATATCTTAGTGGCTATTCTTCTTTTATTCGTTATTGGATGTTTGAATATTGTAGAAATATCACCTAATATGCGGATGATTTTATGTATAGTAATGGGTGTGTTATTTTGTAAATATTTATATGAAGATAGTCTTTATAAATGTATGATTGTTAATCTATTGTTTTGGCTTGTCCTCATGATTAGCGAGTCTATATCTACAGTAGTGGTGGTTCTATTTAATGGTCTTGATAGTGTTACTCCATTATTAAGGGGGGGATCCTTAAGGTTCCAAGCAATCGTATTATCAAAATTTTTGCTTTTTATTACTTTAATAGGGGGGAGGTATTTTAAGTTATCTGTGGACTTTAAGTTGAAAGATAGTTTTTTAATCGGTATCCCTGTGACAACGAATATAGCAAGTTTATTAGTCATCTATGGATATAATTTGAATCAACATATTGAAAATCGATATAATATTTTAATGATAGTTATAATCACTGTCTTGATAATGTTATCTTCCATTTCACTGCTAATCATTATTAGAAAAATTTTAAAAGAGAAACAAAAAAGGTTAGAATCTCAATTGATTAATAATCGAATTAAAGTGAATTATCAAAATTATGAACGGATAAATGAAGCCCATAGACAGATAAGATACGTATATCATGATTTGAAAAATCATCTGTTGTGTCTTAAAAATTTCCAAACTAAAGCTGAAATAGAGGATTATATTACTAATTTAGAATTGCAAATTGAAGGTTTTGAAGATTTTAGGGATACAGGAAATAGGACATTAGATATCATTTTAGGTGAAAAGATATATCGTTGTAAAAAAGATGGGATTGAATATGAGGATAATATTATAATAACTAAATTAGATTTTATGGCGGAATTTGAGATATGCGCTCTGTTTGCGAATGCTCTAGATAATGCAATTGAAGCTTGTATAGAGATGGAATCTTGTGCAAAAAAATACATTAGTGTGACTTGTCGGGATATTAAAGGATTTATTATTATTAAGATTATTAATTCAAAATCAAATGTGATAAAAGTGATTGATGATCAAATATATATATAA